The Paenibacillus dendritiformis region CCCGGCGTAACCGCGACGGCGGTTACCCCATGCGGACGCAGATCCTCCGCCATCGCGGCGGCGAGATGAATGGCGGATATTTTGGCCAGACTGTAATACAGATTGCCGCGGTAACGATAATCGATGCCATCCGTAATCTCGATGATAATGCCCTGCCGCCGGGCCACCATGAGCGGCGCGCCGTAATAGCTCGTCATCATATGGGAATGGACGGCCTGCTGCTGCATCCGCAGCCCGTTGGCCAGCGAATGCTCCCAGAAGGCGGCTCCCCACTGGGTCAGCGACTCGCCTCCCCATACGTCGTTCACCAATATATCCAGCTGACCGTTCTGCTCGGCCCGAATCCGCTCGAACAGCGCCTTCACTTCCTCCTCGACCGTATGATCGACACGTACCGGAATGCCCTGGCCTCCATGCGCCGTCACCAGCTCCGCCGTCTCCTCGATCGTCTCGCTCCGGCCCATGTCGGACTGACGGCCGCGAACCGAACGGCCCGTGCAGTATACGGTGGCTCCAGCCTCTCCCAGCATCGTGGAGATTCCTCTGCCTGCTCCCCGCGTCGCTCCCGCTACGACGGCCACCTTGCCATCCAATGGCTTCATTCCTCATCATCCTCTCTGAATTCTTGACTACGAACCTAGTGTACCCGACCCAATATGACATCTATTGTCATATTGATATGATATGATGAGATTTGATGAGCCACTGCAAATGAACGGAGATAGAAATAGATTACACGGGAAAGAGGATGATAGGATGCGCGCGGATCGGCTGTTATCCATCGTGCTGCTGCTGCAGAATTATGGCAAATTGACATCGAAGGAGTTGGCCCGGAGGCTGGAGGTATCCGAGCGGACTATCATGCGCGACATGGATGCCCTCAGCGCCGCCGGCATTCCGGTGTACGCGGATCGCGGATCGAACGGCGGCTGGATGCTGGCAGAGGGATACCGCACGACATTGACGGGGATGAAGGCGACGGAGCTTCTGTCGCTGCTGCTGATCCCGTCCTCCCTGCTCGATGATCTCGGCCTTCGGGAAGAGGGAGACAGCGCCCTGCGGAAGCTGCTCGCCTCCACGACCGCCGAGCAGCGGCGGGACGCGGAATTTGCCCGGGAGCGCCTCCATATCGACGGGGCAGGTTGGCATGAGTCGACGAAGGACTCGTCGCCCTGTCTGCCCCTGCTGCAGGAGGCCGTCTGGGAAGAGCGGGCGGTTCGTGGAATATGAACGCGAGGATGGCGTCGTGACCCGGACGCTTCACCCGCTCGGGCTCGTGGCAAAGCGGAATGTGTGGTATCTCGTCGCGGAGACCGGCGAAGCCTCGCTGCGCACGTACCGCTTGTCGCGGCTGCGGCATGCCGAGCTGCTGGACGAGACCTTCGCGCGCCCCGCCGGCTTCGACCTCGCCTCCTACTGGGCGCAATCGACGGCCCAGTTCACCGCGAGCCTGCCGCGCTACCCGGCGCGTATACGGCTGCGCGACGATGTGTTGGCGCGCTTGTCCCAGGACCGGTACGTCCGTGTCGGTCCGGTCCGGGCCGCAGGCGGCGGATGGTCCGAGGCCGAGGTCGAATTCCATACGCTGGAATCGGCCGCCGAGACGATTCTCCGCTTCGGGCCGCGGATGGTGGCCATTGCGCCGGCCGAGCTGCGCGCCGCGGTCATCGCGGAAGCGAAGGCGCTGCTGGCGCAATACGGCGAGGAGCAGGTCTGAGGCCGCACTGCGAACGCGGCCTGTTCCTTTTTTTCTTCCAGGGTATAGGTTGCCGTGTTATTTATATGTATACTGTTATCAATTCCTTTGCCGGAGGTGCATATATCATGCCGCAAGATTCGAAGGTGAGCGTAGCTCAACATTATTTGCGGGTCGTCATTGACAAATTCACGAGCCTGAAAGCGGATGCCGAGCGGGCGATGGCTCAGCTTCAGGAGCAGGATCTCCATTGGGCAATGAACGAGGACTCGAATAGCGTCGCCGTTATCATCCAGCATATGAGCGGCAATATGATTTCCCGCTGGACCGACTTCCTGACAAGCGACGGGGAGAAGCCGGATCGCAACCGCGACGATGAGTTCATCGATTCGATTCGTTCCAAAGACGATCTGCTGCGGGTATGGAATCGAGGCTGGGACGTATTTCTGAATACGCTTCGCTCCCTGACCGCGGACGATCTGTTGGCGACGGTCACAATCCGGAACGAAGCTCATACCGTTCTCGAAGCGATCGAGCGCCAGATGTCGCATTATTCATATCATGTCGGCCAGATTGTCTACGTCGCGAAGCAGATTCGCTCCGAGGAATGGAGCACATTATCGATTCCCCGCAAAAGCAAAAAATAAGGCTCCGCCACAGGTCAGGTCTGTCATAAGCAGGCCTGCCCTTATCTATGGGCGTGCTCCCGTCTTAAGCTGCTTTCCGGCGGCGTCCCTGATAGAGGAGATTCCCTCCCCTCTACCCTCTACCGCTTGGCATATCGCTCGATCATGTCCGCCAGCTTCTCCGTCGTGCCGATCGCATCGCCTGAGCGCGAATCCATCCGCTGCACGTACTCCTCCCGCTTCTCTCCCAGCCTGTGAATCATGTGCAGGAAGGCGTCCGACGACACGTCCGCATCATCCAGCACCTCGGCGAACCCTCTGTCCGCGAACGATCTGGCGTTCAGGATCTGATCCCCGCGGCTGGACCCCTTCGGCAGCGGAATCAGCAGCATCGGCTTGCGCAGCGACAGCAATTCAAAGATCGCGTTCGATCCGGCCCGCGAGATGACGATGTCGGACATTGCCATCAGATGGGGCAGCTCGTCTTGGACGAATTCGAATTGCTTATATCCGGGAAGCTGCAGAGCTTCTTCCACCTGGCCTGCGCCGCAAATATGCACGATCCGGAAGGTGTCGAGCAGAGAACGCAGGTTGGCCCGGATCGCCTGGTTGATGCTTTTGGCGCCCAAGCTACCGCCGATGACAAGCAGGACCTTCTTCCCTGCCGGGAATCCGCAATGCAGCCGCCCCTTGGCGGCATTGCCCAGCCGCAGCTCCTCGCGGACGATTGCGCCGACGTATTCCGCTTTCCCGCTGCGGATATGCTGAAGCGTCTCAGGGAACGTCGCACAGATCCGGGTTGCGAACGGAGTGGCGATACGGTTCGCCAAGCCGGGCGTCATATCCGACTCGTGGATGACGGCCGGCACCCGCCGCATCCATCCGGCCGCGACGACCGGCACGGACACGAATCCTCCCTTGGAGAAAATGATCCGGGGCCCAATGCGCCTCAATAACGCATAGGCTTGGCCACAACCTTTTAAGACCTTGAACGGATCCTTCACATTGTTCCAATCCGCATAGCGCCTCAGCTTCCCGGTCGCGATCCCGTGATACTCCACTTCAGGGAAGGACGACATGATCTTCCTCTCGATTCCTTCGTACGACCCGATATAGTGAATATCCCAATTCCGCTCCAGCAGCTTCGGAATCAAGGCGGCATTGACGGTAACGTGACCTGCCGAGCCTCCTCCGGTTAATACTATCTTTTTATTCTTCATCAGCTACCCCCATCCCGCACCCCGTTGTCCAATCATCATGATACCCTGCTGACAGGCGTCGGACATGCGAATTCCCTTCCGATATGGATAGGATGGAATGTCCGCCAGCCATCGCGAAGATAATAGTTTACATAATATTATTTATGAAAACTTCATATCCCGCTCTCACTGGAAGCATTTCGCATAACGAGGAACATAGCGGTTTGACATCCTGTGTATTTGCCTTATTGTATTCTACCGTTTCCCGGATGGGCAATAAAACAGGTTACGGCTTCGGCAGCCGTACCGTAAAGGTGAAGTGTCCATGCTCATGCCGAAGCGTGATCGTGCCGCCATGCAGCTCGACGATGTTCTTCGCAATGGACAGTCCCAGACCGGATCCGGATTGAATCGCATGCGCCGTGCGGGAATCATCGGCCTTGTAGAAGCGTTCAAACAGATGCTTCTCCTGCTCCGCCGTAATCGGCTTGCCCTCGTTCTCGATCGCAACCCTCAGATGGCCGTTCCCGGATTGGAACGAAACATAGATATCGCCCGGCTTGATCGAAAATTTCAAGGCATTCAGCAGCAGATTGTCGAGGGCCCGGATGATCTTCTCGCTATCCACCTGAACCAGGGCAGGCGCCGGTTCAAGCTGCCAATGCATGTGCACCCCATACTCCTGGGCAATCGGCTCGAATTCCACGAGGAGCTGCTCCAGCAGCTCCCGCAGATCGACCGGCTCCTTCTGGAGCTTCGCATCGGTTGAAGTCAGGCGCGTATACTCGAACAAATCGTCGATCAAATATTTCAGATGAATCGCCTTCTTGTACGTATTGTGAATGAATCGCTCCTGCTCCTCCGTGTCTTGATACGATTTGCTCGTCAATAGATCCAGGTACCCGATAATGCTCGTTAACGGCGTCCGCAGATCATGGGAAATCCCCGTAATCAGCGCCATTTTCGCTTGCTCCTGCTCCCGTTCATTCGCTTGCTGCAGCATCAGCGCCTCCGCCATCGCATTGATGCTGTCCGCTACTCTGCCCAGCTCATCCTCCCGCTCCGCGGGCACCCGGTAAGTAAGATCGCCCTGAGAGATGACATGGAGCCCCTCGGCCAGCGTCATCACATCGTGAACAATCGGCCGGGTGAAGTAGAAGAACAGCGCCGTGAAGAGGCCCGCAAATATAAAGATGTCGAGCACGGCAATATACGGCGCGATCGGATAATGATTTTTAATGTGGTTAAATAAAATCATAATCAGCACCGTCAACAATAAGCTGAGCACGAACCGCCACAATATCGCGCCCCGGATACTTTTGCGGATATGGAATAGAGTCACGAGTTTATTTATCAATTTTATATCCTACTCCCCAGACGGTCTTAATATATTGCGGGCTGCGCGGGTTCAGCTCAAGCTTTTCGCGCAGATTGCGGATATGCACCATAACCGTGTTGTCCGAATACCCTGCGGGCTCCTTCCATACGCGCTCATAGATGCGATCGGCATGGAACACCTGGCCGCGATGCTTCGCCAGCAGCTCCAGGATCGAGAATTCAATCGGTGTCAAGCTGACCGCGCGCTCTCGTACCGTAACCTCGTGTTGAACCCGATCGATGACGAGTTCGCCGACGCGAATTATCTCCTCGTTCGGCGCCTGAGATTCCGCGTACTTCTGGCGGCGCAGCTGGGCCTTCACCCGGGCCATCAGCTCCAGCGGATTGAATGGCTTCGCCACATAATCATCGGCTCCGGTCGTCAGTCCGTTGATTTTGTCGATATCCTCTTCCTTGGCGGACAGCATAATAATCGGAACACTTGAAGTTTCTCTTATTTTCATACAGGTCCGAATCCCGTCCATATTCGGCATCATCACGTCCAGAATAACGACGTTAACCGGTTCGCTATTCAATCGTTCGAGCGCTTCCAGGCCGTCGGAAGCTTCACGAACTTGATAACCTTCATTGCGTAAATATACATGGATGACATCCCGAATCTCCGGGTCGTCATCCACGACTAATATGGTCGCCGTCATGCCTTACCCCATCCTTATGCTTTAGAATGAACATCACGCTTCACAATACGAATACGATCCAGATAACCTCCAGCCCATAGGACAGATCGAGTGCCATGCTCCTCCCTATCCCCCTCTTTCCTTCCTTATCTTATCGCAAAAAATTGAAGTTCTCCCCGCGGAAAAACTAAAAAAATTCTAAAGACGCCCGATAGGAAGGATCATGCGTTCTCCATTTGCTTGTGGCACGGGCCATCTCCTTCCGGATCAAAAAAGCCATCCCGCATACACGCTTGGATGGCCAAAAAATCCTTATTTTCGAAGCAGAACGCTCTTCTTCAGCAGCAAGTCCTCGAAGACAGGCCGCTGAACGGTGCTGATCTGCGAGGTATCGATCTGCTCCAGACGCTTGAATTCCAGCGCCGCCGATTCCCCCGCCTCGTCCCGAAAGCGCAGCGTCTTGCCGTCTTTCTCCAGCTTCCCTTCCAGATTCACTGCCGCATGGAACAGGAACATGACGAACACGACTTCATTGCCGTCCGGGTATGTATAATGCATCCGTTCGCCGCTGTATATCGAGTACAGTTCATACTGCTCGACAACAAGCCCCGTCTCTTCATAGACTTCCCGAATCATGGTGTCCTCGATCGCTTCTCCCGGCTCCATGCCGCCCCCGGGCAGCCCCCAGTTGCCGTAATCCGATCGCTTCTGCAGCAGCACTCTGCCGGCACGATCGCGGATGATCGCTCCCGCGGTCACGATGATTTTGCTTTTTGCCACATTTTCCACCCTTTATCTTTGTATATTTCGGCGTTGCGCAGCGCATGCGGCAAGCCGTTGCATATCGATGCCTGCAAGCGCTCCGCCCTGTCGGCATCAAACCGCGCCTATGAATTAATCGCATTTATGATTAATGTCATTAATTATATTATACCGCCTATTTTCCTCACCGCATCGACAAATTGCTTCATTTCTTCATCCGTTCCGATCGATACTCTCAAATAGTTGTCGATTCTGGGCTGAGCGAAGTAACGGACCAATATGCCCTGCTCGCGCAGCTCCTCGAACAGCCGCTTCGCCGGAATCGCCGGATGGGTCATCATGACGAAGTTCGCCTTCGATTCGATAACGGAGCACCCTAGTTCTTCGAGCTGCTTGACCGTCCACTCCCGCGTCCGGATGACGTTCCGGCAAGTCTCCTGGAAGTAGTCCTCATCCTCCAGCGCCGCCGCCGCGCCCGCGAGCGCCATCCGGTCCAGCGTATAGGAGTTGAACGAATTTTTGACGCGTTCCAGCCCTTCGATCAAGTCTTCCTGTCCGAAAGCCATGCCTACCCGCATGCCGGCCAGCGACCGCGACTTGGACAGCGTCTGAATGACAAGCAGATTCGGATAGTCATCGATAAGCTTCAGGGCGGATTCCCCGCCGAAATCAATATAGGCTTCATCGAGAATGACTACGTGTTCCGCATGCTCCTCCAGCAGCGGGCGGAAGGAATCGACCGGAACGTATTTTCCTGTCGGCGCATTCGGATTCGGGATGACAACTCCCGCGCATTCCGGATGAAATGCATCCAGCCGCACATGAAACTCTTCATCCAGGGCGATCGTCTCATACGGCAAGCCATATAAATTCGCATAGACTTTATAGAAACTGTATGTAACATCCGGGAACAGAACCGGTGCTCCCGGCGTAAAAAATGCGGCGAATGAGAAAGCGAGTATTTCATCGGAGCCATTGCCGATGAACACTTGCCGCTCGCTTCGTCCGAACCGTCTTGCCGCGGCCTGCCTCAGCTCCTGGCATGCCGGATCCGGATACAGGCGCAGATCCGCCTGAACCGCCTGTTGGATGGCAGCCAGCACACGGGGAGATGGAGGATACGGATTCTCGTTCGTATTCAGTTTGATATAGGTTTTATCCTTAGGCTGCTCCCCAGGCACATAGGGGACAAGCCGCTTTGTCAGGTCGCTCCAATATTTGCTCATGTTCTTCTCTCTCTCCTTTACTGAGCGTATCTTCCCGCGATGGAATCACAGACACCGTGATAAGAGCCGATCTCCATCTGTGAACGTATTTAGTTAACATCATTAAATAAATGTGCCGCAGCCCATCTTCCTTGGAAAACAGGTGCCAAGTGAATCCAAAACGGCTCGAATCAACGTCCCTCCCGCCCGGAGTCATGCGAATACGTCTCTTCCTGAATCGACGATCGGCCCGGATCCAGCAAAGTGAGGAACTGTTCATAGAGCAGGTCCAGTTCCGGATCCCGATACAGAGACCCCGCCGCATCCCGGTAGGCTTGTTCGCTTGGAAAGATCTGAATCTCTATCCATAGGCCGGGCTCATCGGAGCTGGGAGCATAATGCAGCGTATAATCAAGATGTGCCCGATATACAGCGTCGGCACGCGCCATGAGCTGATGATAGGCCTGCGTCCGGGACGCTTGGATGTAGTAGCGGAATATTTTGTAATACAGAGTTATCCCTCCCGCGTCCGCATTGTTGATTCGAGATCGGACGTATTCCAAAAATGACGCTCGAGCATGTTTTCGCCTTCTCCACTTTTTCCTTGTCTTCATCATAGAATAGTAAACGTCTGTCTGCAATCCCGTATTCTGAGTCAATGGCAGCAGTGCGGACGGAGCAGGCAGACGCACAAAGCCAGAGAGCCTTACGCCCTCTGGCTTATTTTTCTCCATTTCGATATCAGACCAAAGTCTCACGCCCGCTCTACCGGGATTCAGCAACCGCATCGGGACGCACATAACGCGAGAGCAGCCCATGCTTCGGCGATCCGATAAAGCTAATCATGAATACAATGCCGGTGGCGAAGGCCATCGAACCGGAAATCGATGTGTCCAGCCATACCGCAACATAGTAGCCTCCGGCTGCGGAGAGAATGCCGCAGGCAGAGCTCAGCACGAGCATGACGGACAAGCGGTCGGTCCACAAGTATGCGGCCGCCGCCGGTGTAATCAGCATGGCTACGACCATAATCGCTCCGACCGCATCGAACGAGGCGACGGTCGTCACCGACACCAGCCCCATGAACAGATAGTGCATGAGCGCCACGGGGATTCCGATGCTCGCGGCCAGCGCCGGATCGAAGGTCGTAATTTTCCACTCTTTGTAGAATGCCAATATCGCAATCAGCACAACCAGCAGCACGATGCCGAGAATCAGCGTCGCTTCCGGTACGGACCCGAGCCCGGGCAGGTCGACCGTGTTCCACGGCACGAACGTAATCTCCCCCATCAGCGCGTGCTTCACATCCAGGTGGGCATTGCCGATCTGCGTCGCAATCAGGATGACGCCAATCGCGAACAGCGTCGTGAAGACGACGCCGATTGAGGCGTCCTGCTGCACGCCCCGGGAATGGAACCACTGCACCAGCACAGCGGTCAGCAGTCCGGCAATAATCGCGCCGATCAGCATATGAATGCCGCTTAGTTCCCGCGTAATGAGAAAAGCCGTTACGATGCCAAGCAGGACGGTATGACTGATGGCATCCGCCATCATCGCCATCCGGCGCAGAATCAGAAAGACGCCGACCAATCCGCAAGACATGCCGACCAAGGAGGCGGTCAATAATATCCACGCTGTATAGCTCATCTCAATTCCCCTCCTCGAGCACGCTGCCAAGCGGCTTCCCCGTCCAGGAGCCGGCCAGTTGCTTTTTCTGGGCGCGCAGCTGCAGGGATTTGACGAGCAGTCCTTTTTGGGCGCCGAATACGAGCGACACGAGGAAGAGCGAAGAGGACGCGACGACGATGAACGGTCCGGTCGGCCACCCCTTGCCGAGCGTGCTGATCACGGTTCCGAAGAAGCCGGAACCGCCGCCGAAGAGAGCCGACAGGATCATCATCCACTTGAAGGAATGCGTCCAGTAGCGCGCGCTGACCGAAGGAATGATGAGCAGCGCGGCCATCAGAATGACGCCGACGGCCTGGATGCCGATGACAATGACGAGCACGAGCACAGTCAAATAGACGGCATTCATCAGCCTGCCCGACAATCCCAAGCCTGCGGCAAAATTGGCGTCGAACAGGAACAGCTTCCATTCCTTGAAAGCAATGATGACGACGAGCATGACGAGCAGTGCGACGACGAGCATCGTGTACACGTCTTTGCGGACCATCGACGCGGCTTGACCGAAGATGAAGTTGTCCAGCCCGCTCTGGTTGCCGCCGCCGGTCCGATTGACGATGGTGAGGAGCATGATCCCGAATCCGAAAAATACGGACAGGATCATGCCCATCGCCGTATCCTCCTTCACGCGGCTGGAGGAGCGGATCCATTGAATCAGGCTGGCCCCCAGCAGCGCGCTGACGGCCGCTCCGGCGATCATCACCGGCAAATTTTTGCTACCCATGAGGGCGAAGCCGATGACGACTCCGGGCAGCGCCGCATGGGACAGCGCATCGCTCATCAGACTCTGCCGCTTCCAATAGGCAAGGCATCCGATCATCCCCGACGCCATGCCGAGAATCAGCGTGCTGAACAGGACCCACTGCGCATTCGGAGACAACAATGCGTCGAACATGCTTAAGCCTCCTTCATCCAGCGCAGCGCTCCGCCGTAGGCGCGGTGGACATTATCCCTGGTGAAGACCTTCCCGGTCTTGCCATGAGCGACAACTGTCCGGTTGAGCAGCAGAACATGGTCGAAATAGTCTTCTACCGTCTGCAGATCGTGATGCACGACCATTACGGTCTTCCCGGACAGCTTCAATTCCTTGAGCGTCGTCATAATCGCCGTCTCCGTCGCGGCGTCGACGCCGGCCAGCGGTTCATCCATGAAGTACAGATCCGCATCCTGGACCAGCGCCCGCGCGAGGAACACCCGCTGCTGCTGGCCGCCGGACAATTGACTGATTTGGCGTTCCGCATAATCGGCCATTCCCATCTTCGCCAACGATTCCATCGCCAGCTCCCGATGGCGGCGGCCCGGCCATCGGAGCCAGCCGATCCGTCCGTACAAGCCCATCAGCACCACATCCAGCGCATTGGTCGGGAAATCCCAGTCGACCGATCCGCGCTGCGGCACATAGCCCACTCGCGTCTTCATCTTCGCCAAGGTCGATCCGAAGAAGGAGACGGTGCCGGACAGCTTCGGGTGCAGCTCCAGCATCACCTTGAGCAGCGTCGACTTCCCTGCCCCGTTCGGGCCGACAATTCCGGTCAACGAGCCTTGCTTCACTTCAAAGGCGACATCGTGAAGCACTTGATTTTTGCGGTAAGATGCCGTTACGCCCTGCACGTTCAGAACGGACATATTACTCACCTCTCTCTGTCAATGCGTGATAGATCGTCTCCACATTGTGGCGGTACATTCCGAGATATGTACCTTCCGGCGTACCCGCATCGCCCATTGCGTCCGAGAAGAGCTCCCCGCCCAGCTTGACCTGAAGCCCCTTGCTCGCCACTCCTTCGATGACGGCTTTGATCGAGCTCTGGTTGATGCTGCTCTCGACAAACACCGCAGGAATCCGGTATTCCAGCAATATCGCAATCGTATCGTCGATATCGGAGATGCCGATCTCGTCCTCCGTGCTCAGCCCCTGGAGACCGACCACCTCCACGTCGTGCATGCGCCCGAAGTAGCCGAACGCGTCATGCGCCGTGACGAGGACGCGCTTCTCCTTCGGGATGAGCGCCAGCTTGCCCTTCGATTCCTCCTGAAGCGCATCCAACTGCTCGAAATACTTCGCCTTGTTCGCCTCGAAATAATCGGCATCGTCTGGCGAATACCGCTTCAACTCCTCGGTCGCCGCGCCGAGCGCCAGCTTCCACAGTTCGATATCGAACCAGACGTGCGGATCGATTGCCCCCGCATCGTCCTTCAACAAGCGTTCGGCTGGGATCGCTTCCGCCACGGCCCGTACAGGCCTCTTTTTGCCGATTTGCTCGAAGACCTCTCCCATATTGCCTTCCAGATTCAGGCCGCTGTACAGCACGATATCCCCGCTTTCCAGCTTCTGAATATCTCCCTGTGTGGCATTGTACAGATGCGGGTCTACCCCCGGGCCCATTAAGCTCTGCACGTTCACCCGGTCCCCGCCGATGACCGATACCGGCTCCGCGATTTGGGCGATGGTCGTAACGATATTGATTTTCCCTTCCCGTGCTGCTGCTGTCGGTTGCTCTGATCCGGAGCCGCATGCCGATACAATGATCGACAGCGCCAAGATCATGACGCTCATCAGCTTCCCTCGAATTTTGCCCTGCTTCACTTCCTATTCCTCCTCCATCATTTACATGCAGCACTGGTACCTATAGTATGCGTGCGGGCAAGAATATTCACCTAGTGCAACTTTAATGCTAAATATAAAATTAGTTTCCCAAGGTTTATTTGTCAAGAGCCCAATTTGCCAGAGTTGGAGCTGTTTTCGCTTTCTTATGCTGCTATCCATTTTTCTTCCCCATGAAAAATCCTTATCTTACAGGCACTTTTCCACATTACCAGCCGTTTATAACTTTCCTTTGTCCAACTTATTTTAGTGAAATTAATTATTTTTCCCGCTGCTTCACCCTCTCGCCCCACAACGACAAAAAGCCTTCATTCCCGTGAATGAAGGCCGCAATAGCAAACTGCCTATTTCGTTATAAAATATACGATGGTTACTACCAAAAACGGAATCGAACTTAGGAACACAATCCCCGACCATTGAGTACGGGCGCGCAGTTCTTCTGTTGAGCTAGAGTGGAAGTTGGCTCGCGACCGATCCCCGCTTACGAGCGTCCCGGATAGGATTGCCGCGAGAATCACCAGGATTCCCCCAGGCCACGCATTCGCTTCGGCCGCCAGTTCCCAGCCGCCCCTCGCATACG contains the following coding sequences:
- a CDS encoding SDR family oxidoreductase; this encodes MKPLDGKVAVVAGATRGAGRGISTMLGEAGATVYCTGRSVRGRQSDMGRSETIEETAELVTAHGGQGIPVRVDHTVEEEVKALFERIRAEQNGQLDILVNDVWGGESLTQWGAAFWEHSLANGLRMQQQAVHSHMMTSYYGAPLMVARRQGIIIEITDGIDYRYRGNLYYSLAKISAIHLAAAMAEDLRPHGVTAVAVTPGFLRSEEMLDHFGVTEENWREAGKKEPHFLMSETPVYIGRAIAALAADPDKLDLSGKSLSTWGLSERYPFTDGDGSRPHWGNYAKEQGIG
- a CDS encoding DUF1572 family protein; its protein translation is MPQDSKVSVAQHYLRVVIDKFTSLKADAERAMAQLQEQDLHWAMNEDSNSVAVIIQHMSGNMISRWTDFLTSDGEKPDRNRDDEFIDSIRSKDDLLRVWNRGWDVFLNTLRSLTADDLLATVTIRNEAHTVLEAIERQMSHYSYHVGQIVYVAKQIRSEEWSTLSIPRKSKK
- a CDS encoding undecaprenyldiphospho-muramoylpentapeptide beta-N-acetylglucosaminyltransferase, whose translation is MKNKKIVLTGGGSAGHVTVNAALIPKLLERNWDIHYIGSYEGIERKIMSSFPEVEYHGIATGKLRRYADWNNVKDPFKVLKGCGQAYALLRRIGPRIIFSKGGFVSVPVVAAGWMRRVPAVIHESDMTPGLANRIATPFATRICATFPETLQHIRSGKAEYVGAIVREELRLGNAAKGRLHCGFPAGKKVLLVIGGSLGAKSINQAIRANLRSLLDTFRIVHICGAGQVEEALQLPGYKQFEFVQDELPHLMAMSDIVISRAGSNAIFELLSLRKPMLLIPLPKGSSRGDQILNARSFADRGFAEVLDDADVSSDAFLHMIHRLGEKREEYVQRMDSRSGDAIGTTEKLADMIERYAKR
- a CDS encoding sensor histidine kinase; protein product: MINKLVTLFHIRKSIRGAILWRFVLSLLLTVLIMILFNHIKNHYPIAPYIAVLDIFIFAGLFTALFFYFTRPIVHDVMTLAEGLHVISQGDLTYRVPAEREDELGRVADSINAMAEALMLQQANEREQEQAKMALITGISHDLRTPLTSIIGYLDLLTSKSYQDTEEQERFIHNTYKKAIHLKYLIDDLFEYTRLTSTDAKLQKEPVDLRELLEQLLVEFEPIAQEYGVHMHWQLEPAPALVQVDSEKIIRALDNLLLNALKFSIKPGDIYVSFQSGNGHLRVAIENEGKPITAEQEKHLFERFYKADDSRTAHAIQSGSGLGLSIAKNIVELHGGTITLRHEHGHFTFTVRLPKP
- a CDS encoding response regulator transcription factor, yielding MTATILVVDDDPEIRDVIHVYLRNEGYQVREASDGLEALERLNSEPVNVVILDVMMPNMDGIRTCMKIRETSSVPIIMLSAKEEDIDKINGLTTGADDYVAKPFNPLELMARVKAQLRRQKYAESQAPNEEIIRVGELVIDRVQHEVTVRERAVSLTPIEFSILELLAKHRGQVFHADRIYERVWKEPAGYSDNTVMVHIRNLREKLELNPRSPQYIKTVWGVGYKIDK
- a CDS encoding NUDIX domain-containing protein; amino-acid sequence: MAKSKIIVTAGAIIRDRAGRVLLQKRSDYGNWGLPGGGMEPGEAIEDTMIREVYEETGLVVEQYELYSIYSGERMHYTYPDGNEVVFVMFLFHAAVNLEGKLEKDGKTLRFRDEAGESAALEFKRLEQIDTSQISTVQRPVFEDLLLKKSVLLRK
- the hisC gene encoding histidinol-phosphate transaminase; translated protein: MSKYWSDLTKRLVPYVPGEQPKDKTYIKLNTNENPYPPSPRVLAAIQQAVQADLRLYPDPACQELRQAAARRFGRSERQVFIGNGSDEILAFSFAAFFTPGAPVLFPDVTYSFYKVYANLYGLPYETIALDEEFHVRLDAFHPECAGVVIPNPNAPTGKYVPVDSFRPLLEEHAEHVVILDEAYIDFGGESALKLIDDYPNLLVIQTLSKSRSLAGMRVGMAFGQEDLIEGLERVKNSFNSYTLDRMALAGAAAALEDEDYFQETCRNVIRTREWTVKQLEELGCSVIESKANFVMMTHPAIPAKRLFEELREQGILVRYFAQPRIDNYLRVSIGTDEEMKQFVDAVRKIGGII
- a CDS encoding metal ABC transporter permease, with the protein product MSYTAWILLTASLVGMSCGLVGVFLILRRMAMMADAISHTVLLGIVTAFLITRELSGIHMLIGAIIAGLLTAVLVQWFHSRGVQQDASIGVVFTTLFAIGVILIATQIGNAHLDVKHALMGEITFVPWNTVDLPGLGSVPEATLILGIVLLVVLIAILAFYKEWKITTFDPALAASIGIPVALMHYLFMGLVSVTTVASFDAVGAIMVVAMLITPAAAAYLWTDRLSVMLVLSSACGILSAAGGYYVAVWLDTSISGSMAFATGIVFMISFIGSPKHGLLSRYVRPDAVAESR
- a CDS encoding metal ABC transporter permease, producing the protein MFDALLSPNAQWVLFSTLILGMASGMIGCLAYWKRQSLMSDALSHAALPGVVIGFALMGSKNLPVMIAGAAVSALLGASLIQWIRSSSRVKEDTAMGMILSVFFGFGIMLLTIVNRTGGGNQSGLDNFIFGQAASMVRKDVYTMLVVALLVMLVVIIAFKEWKLFLFDANFAAGLGLSGRLMNAVYLTVLVLVIVIGIQAVGVILMAALLIIPSVSARYWTHSFKWMMILSALFGGGSGFFGTVISTLGKGWPTGPFIVVASSSLFLVSLVFGAQKGLLVKSLQLRAQKKQLAGSWTGKPLGSVLEEGN
- a CDS encoding metal ABC transporter ATP-binding protein, giving the protein MSVLNVQGVTASYRKNQVLHDVAFEVKQGSLTGIVGPNGAGKSTLLKVMLELHPKLSGTVSFFGSTLAKMKTRVGYVPQRGSVDWDFPTNALDVVLMGLYGRIGWLRWPGRRHRELAMESLAKMGMADYAERQISQLSGGQQQRVFLARALVQDADLYFMDEPLAGVDAATETAIMTTLKELKLSGKTVMVVHHDLQTVEDYFDHVLLLNRTVVAHGKTGKVFTRDNVHRAYGGALRWMKEA